The Kiritimatiellia bacterium sequence CAGTTATTGCTCTGCTGCCACTCCGAGCTTAATTGTAAAATTTTTTCATAGGCCCGTTGCTCAATATAGGCGCCGTTTGCCGCGCGGTCGCCCGTATGATAAACCTGCGCGGACGGAAGACCAAAATCCTTGACCGCGTCGTAAAGACCGTCCAGATCCGTGGAATGACTGGTTATCGCGCGCAGATAGGCAATCCGTTTCAGTCCTTTCCGCGTAACGTATTTTACGCATTCCCGGGTAAAAGTGTAAAAATCCAGAACCACATCGGTTTGCCGTTCTTCCGCGGGATGCATAAAACGGCAGACCGGCAAGTCCCAGACGCGGCGGGTCACTTCATGGTCAGTTTCTTGCAGAATCTGGATAAATCCGAGAAAGGATTGCTTGCGAAAATCACGCTTAAGCCGCTGATAGTTCTCCGATTTGCCGAAATCGTCATCGGTTTTCAACCCGGATAAGCCGTCATAAACGTAGCATGTCCGGCGCCCGGCATGCGCACCGGCAATTTCCGCTTGAATCCCCCGGACCAGAGCTCGTGAAAAATGAGATGTTTCGTCGGTGAGTTTATGCCCGACTAATATTCCGATAATAGCCTTGTCGTTATTGTTTTTCAGGAATGTGCCGCGCTTGCAACGCCTTTCAATTAGACCGTCGGCAGCCAAATTTTTCATCGCTTTATCAATCGTTGCACAACTCACACCCCATTTAGATGCAAGCTCGCTGGTAGAAGGAAGACGAAAAGGACTGTTATCTTTTCGTTCCAGTATCTGATTGCTCAAAAACTTCTCAATCTGGCGAAAAACAGGCTCTGGCGTTTGAATATTTAATTTAAAATCCATATATTACCTAATTCATGCGATAGAATATAATAGATAATATTTTAAATGTCAAATGTATTTTTATAAAAAAATCTTTACCGCCATAACTGAGGGGATGCGCGCTTTGGCCACATAAAAACACGGTTATCATCGCGCGGCCACCTTGGCGCGCGGAACATGACGCGGGCGGGGTCTCCCCGCGGGTTCATTTCGCGCGCCCGCATGCGCAAACAGGGAAATCAATCGTTTTACGTTGCCTCGTTTCCGGTTTTGCGCTATCTTTCCGGTTGATGCTGTAAACAGCGCCTTTGATAAAAAACATGCGATGTCTGCGGTTTAAAGGGATAATTGCAGGGTTTGATGCTGTTTTCCCTCTACGCTATCAGTAATCCTGACGTGCATTTTTATCGCCGGAGAAAATTTTGGTTGATTGTTCTTATACCGGGAACGGCATTACGCTGATTGAATTTCTTTCCAGCCGCCTCGGCATCTCGCGCGGCAAGGCAAAAGAAATTATTGACCAGCGCCGGGTTTTTGTGAACGGGATGCGGGTATGGATGGCCCGTCATGTCCTGAAAGCGGGCGATCAGATCACCGGCGCTTTTCATGCGGAAAAGCCGGCCGAAATCAAACGGGCATCCATTCTTTACGAGGACCATGATTACCTGATTGCCGACAAGCCGGCCGGCATACTCAGCAACGGTCCGCAAGGCCTTGAGAACAAATTAATCGCCCTGCTCGGCTGCCAGGAACTGGCGGCCTGCCACCGTCTGGACAAGGACACCTCCGGATGCCTGATTTTTGCCAGGTATCGCCAAGCCAAGGAACGGATTATCCCGTTGTTCGCGCAAAATAAAATTACAAAAAAATACGAAGCCGTGATCCGCGGCCTTCTGCCGCAGGAAACCATGACCATTACCGCTCCGCTTGACAACCAAAGGGCCGTTACCCGCATCCGCCGGCTGGATGCAACG is a genomic window containing:
- a CDS encoding GntR family transcriptional regulator, encoding MDFKLNIQTPEPVFRQIEKFLSNQILERKDNSPFRLPSTSELASKWGVSCATIDKAMKNLAADGLIERRCKRGTFLKNNNDKAIIGILVGHKLTDETSHFSRALVRGIQAEIAGAHAGRRTCYVYDGLSGLKTDDDFGKSENYQRLKRDFRKQSFLGFIQILQETDHEVTRRVWDLPVCRFMHPAEERQTDVVLDFYTFTRECVKYVTRKGLKRIAYLRAITSHSTDLDGLYDAVKDFGLPSAQVYHTGDRAANGAYIEQRAYEKILQLSSEWQQSNNWPDALLISDDISARGAALALLQRHIKPPSNLLVMAMTNREITHHYGLPVVRYEICISDIASALVDILNKRIRNKHFLISPVMIHGKTVA
- a CDS encoding RluA family pseudouridine synthase, with the protein product MVDCSYTGNGITLIEFLSSRLGISRGKAKEIIDQRRVFVNGMRVWMARHVLKAGDQITGAFHAEKPAEIKRASILYEDHDYLIADKPAGILSNGPQGLENKLIALLGCQELAACHRLDKDTSGCLIFARYRQAKERIIPLFAQNKITKKYEAVIRGLLPQETMTITAPLDNQRAVTRIRRLDATPAASHVAVVIETGRTHQIRKHLAAIGHPVLGDRQYGAGRAVPRRERSIARQMLHAVEISFRQPFTGLPVRCRIELPDDFRECLRKYCLK